A genome region from Altererythrobacter aquiaggeris includes the following:
- a CDS encoding response regulator transcription factor, which translates to MMNNQAPTFLILTDKQREILPYLADNHTSKEIARVIGISESAVVQRVEGIRRRFHGASRTEIGRRYRDWAGSYETCNRLTGKPIQVRKHHDINQLGFQDDQSGTIDLADSATFSVQTPWQRLPEVVPKALDGENAGLNRWIAVLKIAIGLVILPLVGLAIAQALSNVI; encoded by the coding sequence ATGATGAATAATCAGGCACCAACTTTCTTGATTTTGACAGATAAGCAGCGAGAGATTTTACCCTATCTGGCGGATAATCACACCAGCAAAGAAATCGCGCGCGTAATCGGGATATCCGAGTCGGCGGTGGTCCAGCGGGTGGAAGGAATACGCCGCCGCTTTCATGGCGCATCGCGCACTGAAATTGGACGCAGATATCGCGATTGGGCCGGATCTTATGAGACCTGTAATCGCCTTACAGGTAAGCCAATTCAGGTTCGCAAACATCACGACATCAACCAATTGGGTTTTCAAGACGACCAGTCTGGGACGATTGATCTGGCAGATTCTGCAACCTTTTCGGTTCAGACGCCATGGCAAAGATTACCAGAGGTTGTCCCGAAGGCGCTCGACGGTGAGAATGCCGGATTGAATCGTTGGATAGCAGTTCTCAAGATTGCAATCGGCCTGGTAATTTTGCCCCTTGTGGGGCTCGCAATTGCGCAGGCCCTGTCCAACGTGATTTAA
- a CDS encoding JAB domain-containing protein: MAELLTPFLGVDAERYSIALISHFGSVGRVVAASEDQITKATGQRRIAEIIVGARKLHLAGLCEVLDGKVIHAGDPDLMQFLASKLCSKTQEIVFAVYLDGRGVFIRGEEVAFGVQGKVSIHIRSLVGRAIELGAAQLILAHNHPSGDSTPSGQDLAATTTLVEVAKSLEISIVDHCIVAGRNIFSMRHAGMLG, encoded by the coding sequence TTGGCGGAGCTCCTCACCCCGTTCCTAGGTGTTGATGCCGAAAGATATTCGATAGCGCTCATCAGTCACTTCGGGTCGGTTGGCCGTGTTGTCGCTGCGTCCGAAGATCAAATCACCAAGGCGACAGGTCAACGAAGGATTGCTGAGATCATAGTTGGCGCACGAAAGTTGCATCTGGCCGGGCTATGCGAAGTTCTCGATGGTAAAGTCATCCATGCGGGCGATCCTGACTTGATGCAATTCCTGGCGTCCAAGCTTTGCAGCAAAACCCAAGAGATTGTTTTCGCAGTATATCTGGATGGCCGAGGAGTCTTTATCAGAGGCGAGGAAGTTGCCTTCGGTGTTCAAGGCAAAGTCTCGATACATATTCGCTCGCTCGTAGGTAGGGCGATTGAACTTGGCGCAGCGCAATTGATCTTGGCGCACAATCATCCGTCAGGCGATTCAACGCCGAGCGGGCAAGATTTGGCGGCAACCACCACCTTAGTCGAAGTTGCGAAATCACTTGAAATTTCGATAGTCGATCATTGCATCGTAGCTGGAAGAAACATTTTCAGTATGCGCCATGCGGGTATGCTGGGATGA
- a CDS encoding MarR family winged helix-turn-helix transcriptional regulator: MNKASQHRMARHLRENALQQLNLAKELDGQECDNDEYLITRREIYPRNVHAQIDYDLGLVAENLYRERRHRDQYFESSLFGEPAWDILLDLFLHRAKGVQITVTSACLASSVPATTALRWINVLIDQGLVAKMASKTDARVQFLYLSPKGILAIRNYLLDSRGQLGRSANVKLNTSGSFEVNDHGKRS; encoded by the coding sequence ATGAACAAAGCATCTCAACACCGTATGGCCCGTCACCTTCGCGAAAATGCGTTGCAGCAGTTGAACCTTGCCAAGGAATTAGACGGCCAAGAATGCGATAATGACGAATATTTGATCACAAGGCGGGAAATATATCCGCGAAACGTTCACGCTCAAATAGACTATGATCTGGGATTAGTTGCCGAAAATTTATATCGCGAGCGGCGGCACCGCGACCAGTATTTCGAGAGTAGCCTATTTGGCGAACCAGCTTGGGATATACTTCTGGACCTGTTTCTGCATCGAGCGAAGGGGGTGCAAATAACAGTCACAAGTGCATGTCTCGCATCCTCTGTTCCTGCCACAACTGCGCTCCGCTGGATTAACGTGCTGATTGACCAAGGCTTAGTTGCCAAGATGGCTTCGAAAACAGACGCACGGGTCCAATTTTTGTATCTTTCACCAAAAGGCATTTTGGCGATACGCAACTATCTGCTCGACAGCAGGGGCCAGCTGGGCCGATCAGCTAATGTAAAGCTGAACACGTCAGGAAGTTTTGAGGTAAATGATCATGGCAAAAGATCATGA
- a CDS encoding outer membrane protein assembly factor BamD, translating to MNAARSTKLALLAASLGAMMLTTGCAGSGAKKDTAYVARDVETLYGEAKARLDRGDTKTAAGLFDEVERQHPYSPWARRAQLMSAFSYYVARDYNQSIQSAQRFLSIHPGNKDAPYAYYLIALSYYEQISDVERDQGITQQALTALNEINRRYPTTQYAADARLKIDLVNDHLAGKEMQIGRFYERSGNWVAAQIRFQNVVGLYDTTSHAPEALYRLTETSLALGIPAEAKKYAAVLGANYPGSEWYEKAYELIGDKAPSQLGG from the coding sequence ATGAACGCTGCCCGCTCCACAAAACTCGCCCTTCTTGCCGCTTCGCTCGGCGCCATGATGCTGACCACCGGCTGTGCCGGCAGCGGCGCGAAGAAGGACACCGCCTATGTCGCGCGGGATGTGGAAACGCTGTATGGCGAGGCCAAGGCGCGGCTCGACCGCGGCGACACGAAAACCGCTGCCGGCCTGTTCGACGAGGTGGAGCGCCAGCACCCCTATTCGCCGTGGGCCCGCCGCGCCCAGCTGATGAGCGCATTCAGCTATTACGTGGCGCGTGATTACAACCAGTCGATCCAGTCGGCCCAGCGGTTCCTGTCGATCCACCCGGGTAACAAGGATGCGCCTTACGCCTATTATCTGATCGCGCTGAGTTATTACGAGCAGATCAGCGATGTCGAACGTGACCAGGGCATTACCCAGCAGGCGCTGACCGCGCTCAACGAAATCAATCGCCGTTACCCCACCACGCAATATGCCGCCGATGCGCGGCTCAAGATCGATCTGGTGAACGACCACCTGGCGGGCAAGGAAATGCAGATCGGCCGCTTTTACGAACGCAGCGGCAATTGGGTGGCCGCGCAGATCCGGTTCCAGAATGTCGTCGGTTTGTATGATACCACCAGCCACGCACCCGAGGCGCTTTACCGGCTCACCGAAACCAGCCTCGCGCTGGGTATTCCGGCAGAAGCGAAGAAATATGCCGCGGTTCTGGGGGCAAACTATCCCGGCAGCGAGTGGTACGAGAAGGCTTACGAGCTGATTGGTGACAAGGCTCCATCCCAGCTCGGCGGTTAA
- the recN gene encoding DNA repair protein RecN, giving the protein MLTRLSIRNIVLIEALDLDFSGGLGVLTGETGAGKSILLDALGLVLGNRAETALVRAEADQASVTATFEFGTIPRLIRQALDEADIEVESGEPLILRRRVKADGGSKAFVNDQPVSAALLRSLAPALVELHGQHDDRGLVNPKGHRLLLDRYAGADLEKVETAWTAWRSAQDALAAARADIAQAKDDQDLLIAHLAELTTLAPEQGEEGVLALSRAAMQKGEKLSADLEELRHFWDGSDSATAQLRSAARRLDRIAGEHPLLKEALDALDRAVIEAGEAEDKLAAAGEAMLHHPQELDRMETRLFELRALARKHRCEADELPARMREMRAALDAIEGGEANIGKLEKTAETTHQIYRAQAKALHADRIAAAMRLDEAVAAELAPLKLDAARFKTAVADLPEDRWGPHGMDNVEYLISTNPGADFAPLGKIASGGELSRFILALKVALAEQGGAATVIFDEIDRGVGGAVASAIGERLARLANGGQLLAVTHSPQVAARGQVHYMIAKSSEGTVTKTSVALLDEAGRQEEIARMLSGAEITSEARAQADRLLEGV; this is encoded by the coding sequence ATGCTGACCCGGCTGTCCATCCGCAACATCGTGCTGATCGAGGCGCTCGATCTCGACTTTTCGGGCGGATTGGGCGTGCTGACCGGCGAGACCGGAGCAGGCAAGTCGATCCTGCTCGATGCACTCGGCCTGGTGCTGGGAAACCGCGCAGAGACAGCTCTGGTTCGCGCGGAAGCCGATCAGGCCAGCGTCACCGCGACATTTGAATTTGGCACCATCCCGCGGCTTATCCGGCAGGCGCTGGATGAAGCCGATATCGAGGTCGAATCGGGCGAACCGCTGATCCTGCGCCGCCGCGTCAAGGCGGATGGCGGATCAAAGGCGTTCGTCAACGATCAGCCCGTCAGCGCCGCGTTGCTGCGTTCGCTCGCTCCCGCTCTGGTGGAATTGCACGGCCAGCACGATGATCGCGGGCTGGTCAACCCCAAGGGTCACCGTTTGCTGCTCGATCGCTATGCCGGTGCCGATCTGGAAAAGGTCGAGACCGCGTGGACCGCCTGGCGCTCGGCCCAGGATGCATTGGCGGCCGCACGCGCAGATATAGCACAAGCGAAAGATGATCAGGATTTGCTGATCGCGCATCTGGCCGAATTGACCACGCTCGCACCCGAACAGGGCGAGGAGGGGGTGCTCGCCCTGTCGCGCGCCGCAATGCAAAAGGGCGAGAAACTGTCAGCTGATCTGGAGGAACTGCGCCATTTCTGGGACGGGTCCGATTCCGCTACCGCGCAGCTGCGTTCTGCGGCCCGCCGGCTTGACCGGATCGCGGGCGAACATCCGCTGCTCAAGGAAGCACTCGACGCGCTGGACCGCGCGGTGATCGAAGCGGGCGAGGCGGAAGACAAGCTGGCCGCAGCGGGCGAAGCCATGCTGCACCATCCGCAAGAACTCGACCGGATGGAAACGCGCTTGTTCGAATTGCGCGCCTTGGCCCGCAAACACCGCTGCGAAGCGGACGAACTGCCCGCCAGAATGCGCGAAATGCGCGCTGCCCTCGACGCAATCGAGGGCGGCGAGGCCAATATCGGCAAACTGGAAAAGACCGCCGAGACCACGCATCAGATTTACCGCGCGCAGGCTAAGGCTTTGCATGCCGATCGGATCGCGGCAGCGATGAGGCTGGACGAGGCGGTCGCCGCCGAACTCGCCCCGCTGAAACTGGATGCGGCGCGGTTCAAAACCGCCGTGGCCGATCTGCCCGAAGACCGCTGGGGCCCGCATGGGATGGACAACGTCGAATATCTTATTTCCACCAATCCCGGTGCAGACTTTGCACCGCTGGGCAAGATTGCCAGCGGCGGCGAGTTGTCGCGCTTCATTCTCGCGCTGAAGGTCGCCTTGGCCGAACAAGGCGGGGCGGCCACGGTGATATTCGACGAAATCGACCGAGGGGTAGGCGGTGCGGTTGCCAGCGCGATCGGCGAACGCCTCGCAAGGCTGGCAAATGGCGGACAGCTGCTTGCCGTAACGCACAGCCCGCAGGTCGCCGCACGCGGACAGGTGCATTACATGATTGCGAAATCGTCCGAGGGGACGGTTACGAAAACCTCGGTTGCGTTGCTCGATGAAGCGGGACGGCAGGAAGAGATTGCGCGGATGCTGTCAGGCGCGGAGATTACGAGCGAGGCCAGGGCGCAGGCGGATCGTTTGCTGGAGGGTGTGTGA
- a CDS encoding endonuclease domain-containing protein, translated as MLARAAAMRNNPAEPERRLWMALHNSRLSGYTFRRQSIAGYRIIDFCRPSRRRGIEVDGNTHDRAADNAKDRSFTIATSFAIIRFTNEEVMRNMNGVISALEISLKAQPVRWNSQAND; from the coding sequence ATGCTCGCGCGCGCCGCAGCAATGCGTAACAATCCTGCCGAACCGGAACGTCGCTTATGGATGGCGCTGCATAATAGCCGATTGTCAGGATACACATTTCGCCGGCAATCCATCGCTGGATACAGGATTATCGACTTTTGCCGTCCATCTCGAAGGCGGGGTATAGAGGTTGACGGCAACACGCATGACCGCGCTGCAGATAACGCAAAAGATCGCAGTTTTACGATCGCGACAAGCTTTGCCATTATTCGCTTTACGAATGAGGAAGTGATGCGGAATATGAACGGCGTGATATCAGCGCTTGAAATCTCGCTTAAGGCACAGCCCGTGCGGTGGAATTCGCAAGCCAATGACTGA
- the ligA gene encoding NAD-dependent DNA ligase LigA yields the protein MTEITEAEAANELMRLARQIALHNRLYHAEDSPEVSDAEYDALVRRNTELEDAFPHLVRDDSPSTVVGHQIAASPLSKVQHEVRMMSLDNAFSDEEVAEFVTRVRRFLNLPDDEPVAMTAEDKIDGLSCSLRYENGRLVRAATRGDGQVGEDVTPNVAHIADIPQMLRGNAPAVFEVRGEVYMEKQAFTALNAAQQKAGGKLFANPRNAAAGSLRQKDASVTAKRPLRFWAHGWGAASDIPGATQMEVIRQLKAWGLPVSPALELCETTEELLQHYRSIASGRDALDYEIDGVVYKVDRLDWQQRLGFVAKAPRWAMAHKFPAERAETTLENIDIQVGRTGKLTPVGRLAPVLVGGVTVTNVTLHNRDEIERLGVRPGDRIVVQRAGDVIPQVVENLSREDKRPPFAFPDRCPQCDSEAVAEEGEVDVRCTGGLICPAQRTERLKHFVSRGALDIEGLGEKTIDQFFGLGWLESPADIFRLKDRRDDILALEGWKEKSVDNLLAAIEAKRQPDAARLLFGLGIRHVGAVTARDLLKRFETLPRMRELAEKAHTGDAEALTEISDIDGVGPAVVEALGDFFHEPHNRAVWDDLLNRVEPPAYIIETRQSPVTGKTVVFTGKLETMSRDEAKAQAERLGAKAAGSVSAKTDLLVAGPGAGSKLKKAAELGIEVMDEAAWAAIVAACFTPK from the coding sequence ATGACTGAAATCACCGAAGCCGAAGCCGCCAACGAGCTTATGCGGCTTGCGCGGCAGATTGCGCTGCATAATCGGCTCTACCATGCAGAGGATTCGCCGGAAGTTTCGGACGCTGAATATGATGCGCTGGTGCGCCGTAACACCGAGTTGGAAGACGCGTTTCCGCATCTGGTCCGCGATGATAGCCCCAGCACAGTCGTCGGGCACCAGATCGCCGCTTCACCGCTGTCCAAAGTGCAGCATGAAGTACGGATGATGAGCCTCGACAACGCTTTCTCTGACGAAGAAGTCGCCGAGTTTGTCACCCGCGTGCGCCGCTTCCTGAACTTGCCCGATGACGAGCCGGTTGCGATGACTGCAGAGGACAAGATCGACGGTCTGTCCTGTTCGCTGCGTTACGAGAACGGCAGGCTGGTTCGCGCGGCCACACGCGGGGACGGGCAGGTGGGCGAAGACGTTACGCCCAATGTGGCGCATATCGCGGACATCCCGCAAATGCTGCGCGGCAATGCGCCCGCCGTGTTCGAGGTCCGCGGCGAGGTCTATATGGAAAAACAGGCGTTTACCGCGCTTAATGCTGCGCAGCAAAAGGCTGGCGGAAAACTGTTTGCCAACCCCCGGAATGCTGCAGCAGGATCGCTGCGGCAAAAGGATGCCAGCGTGACGGCAAAACGGCCGCTGCGGTTCTGGGCGCATGGCTGGGGCGCAGCTTCGGACATTCCCGGTGCCACGCAGATGGAGGTAATCCGGCAATTGAAAGCATGGGGATTGCCCGTCTCGCCCGCGCTCGAGCTGTGTGAAACGACCGAAGAATTGCTGCAGCATTACCGCAGCATTGCGTCTGGCCGTGATGCACTGGATTACGAAATCGACGGCGTTGTTTACAAGGTTGACCGGCTCGATTGGCAGCAGCGGCTTGGCTTTGTGGCCAAGGCGCCGCGCTGGGCGATGGCGCATAAATTTCCCGCAGAACGCGCCGAGACTACGCTTGAAAATATCGACATTCAGGTTGGCCGCACTGGCAAACTGACTCCGGTCGGCAGGCTTGCTCCGGTGCTGGTTGGCGGGGTCACCGTGACCAATGTGACCTTGCATAACCGCGACGAGATCGAACGGCTTGGCGTGCGTCCGGGCGACCGGATTGTGGTGCAGCGGGCGGGCGATGTTATTCCGCAAGTTGTCGAGAATTTGAGCCGTGAAGACAAGCGCCCGCCGTTTGCCTTCCCGGACCGCTGCCCCCAGTGCGACAGCGAGGCTGTTGCGGAAGAAGGCGAAGTCGATGTGCGCTGCACGGGCGGGTTGATCTGTCCCGCGCAGCGGACCGAACGCCTCAAGCATTTTGTCAGTCGCGGCGCGCTGGATATCGAGGGGCTGGGCGAGAAAACCATCGACCAGTTTTTCGGACTGGGCTGGCTTGAAAGTCCTGCCGATATCTTCCGTTTGAAAGATCGCCGCGACGACATTCTGGCGCTGGAAGGCTGGAAGGAAAAATCGGTCGATAATTTGCTTGCGGCAATCGAGGCCAAGCGGCAGCCCGATGCGGCGCGTTTGCTGTTCGGACTTGGCATCAGGCACGTGGGGGCGGTGACTGCGCGCGATTTGCTCAAGCGTTTCGAAACCTTGCCGCGAATGCGCGAGTTGGCGGAAAAGGCGCATACCGGCGACGCGGAAGCCTTGACCGAGATCAGCGATATCGACGGTGTCGGCCCTGCCGTGGTCGAGGCGCTTGGTGATTTCTTTCACGAACCGCACAACCGCGCCGTGTGGGACGATTTGCTGAACCGCGTCGAACCGCCTGCCTACATAATCGAAACGCGGCAAAGTCCGGTCACCGGTAAAACGGTGGTGTTCACCGGCAAGCTGGAAACCATGAGCCGCGACGAGGCCAAGGCGCAGGCAGAAAGGCTGGGCGCCAAGGCAGCAGGCAGCGTGAGCGCCAAGACCGATCTGCTGGTCGCAGGGCCGGGCGCGGGATCGAAACTGAAAAAGGCCGCCGAACTGGGCATCGAAGTCATGGACGAAGCCGCCTGGGCCGCAATCGTGGCTGCGTGCTTTACACCTAAGTAA
- a CDS encoding class I SAM-dependent methyltransferase gives MGILTKLEQLGDRARRLAAGSTLRGENYYCPICNKHSSRFLDFGIPPRREVQCPHCGSLERHRLLWLFLEQRTDIFTRCGGNMLHIAPEQCLREHFTNQFDGNYITADFMAPDVDVKMDIQNIDFPDESFDIIYCSHVLEHVDDDRKAMREFCRVLKADGWAILLVPITAQSTYEDKSITSPEERLKHFGQIDHVRRYGPDYIDRLREAGFTVTETRPSDLADAAFAGKARLADGSSIFMCRKVPVTA, from the coding sequence ATGGGGATATTGACGAAGCTGGAGCAATTGGGCGACCGGGCCAGGCGCTTGGCTGCGGGTTCCACACTTCGCGGCGAAAACTACTATTGCCCGATTTGCAACAAACATTCATCCCGGTTTCTCGACTTCGGTATACCGCCCCGACGCGAGGTCCAATGCCCACATTGCGGCTCGCTCGAACGGCACCGTCTGTTGTGGCTATTCCTCGAGCAGAGGACGGACATATTTACGCGCTGCGGCGGCAACATGCTGCATATCGCACCAGAACAGTGCTTGCGCGAACACTTCACCAACCAATTTGATGGCAATTATATAACGGCCGATTTCATGGCGCCCGATGTCGATGTAAAAATGGATATTCAAAATATCGATTTTCCCGACGAGAGCTTTGATATCATTTATTGCAGCCATGTTCTTGAACATGTCGACGATGATCGCAAAGCCATGCGCGAATTCTGCCGGGTGCTTAAGGCGGATGGTTGGGCGATATTGCTCGTGCCGATTACCGCGCAGTCTACTTATGAAGATAAATCGATCACCAGTCCGGAAGAACGCCTGAAGCATTTCGGACAAATAGATCACGTCCGCCGGTATGGACCGGATTATATCGACCGCCTGCGTGAAGCCGGATTCACCGTCACTGAAACGCGGCCCAGCGATCTTGCCGACGCGGCATTTGCTGGCAAGGCCCGGCTTGCCGACGGCAGCTCGATTTTTATGTGCCGCAAGGTTCCCGTTACCGCCTAA
- a CDS encoding DUF2061 domain-containing protein — protein MRDAPEKPIFGPEDPKLDPVNPPRIKASRSVAKAVSWRVVGTIDTLILSYLLITYLGPLLGMQNSEGEALQAASYIAITEVATKMVFYFLHERFWVWLSWGTSVVGGKRKETVARSSTKTATWRTIASLDTMFLAWFFTGNIATAISIGGLEVFTKLILYFFHERAWAKLPFGIVHQSAAEPKQQPEPKD, from the coding sequence ATGCGTGATGCCCCTGAAAAGCCGATATTCGGCCCCGAAGACCCCAAACTCGATCCCGTAAACCCGCCTCGCATCAAGGCTTCCCGCTCGGTAGCGAAGGCAGTGTCATGGCGCGTCGTCGGGACGATCGACACGTTAATCCTGTCCTACCTCCTGATTACCTATCTCGGCCCGCTGCTCGGGATGCAAAATTCCGAGGGTGAGGCTCTCCAAGCCGCAAGCTACATCGCGATCACCGAGGTCGCGACGAAGATGGTGTTTTATTTCCTGCACGAACGCTTTTGGGTGTGGCTTTCATGGGGAACTTCGGTTGTCGGAGGAAAGCGCAAGGAAACCGTAGCGCGCTCGTCCACAAAGACCGCAACCTGGCGCACGATTGCATCGCTCGATACGATGTTTCTGGCGTGGTTTTTTACCGGCAACATCGCCACCGCAATCTCTATCGGCGGGCTTGAAGTGTTTACAAAACTGATTCTGTACTTTTTCCACGAACGCGCTTGGGCAAAACTGCCGTTCGGGATTGTCCATCAATCTGCCGCGGAACCCAAGCAGCAACCCGAACCAAAGGATTAG
- a CDS encoding TIGR02117 family protein, whose amino-acid sequence MAAQALQGLIRALKWVAAAFAAAAALFLLSAWIGSSVPRNAGWEEAGNGIEIMVESNGVHTALILPLVNGIKDWRGDFPAEDIAAPSGAYTHVSISWGEKEVFLNTPTWSDLSPVTAARIVGIGGEGLLHVAHYIRPAPASDLRPLTITPDEYRKLVAQIGQAVVAPAARQKYPGYYAQDVFYDAPGHYTATNTCNQWTSDTLAAAGIKTGWWTPLAGGVMKWVPKAVQTTATLDKAAS is encoded by the coding sequence GTGGCTGCGCAAGCGCTTCAAGGTCTAATCCGCGCCTTAAAATGGGTCGCCGCTGCCTTCGCGGCGGCCGCTGCGCTATTTCTGCTGTCTGCCTGGATCGGTTCATCGGTTCCGCGCAATGCCGGTTGGGAGGAAGCCGGGAATGGCATCGAGATCATGGTCGAAAGCAACGGCGTTCACACCGCATTGATCCTGCCGCTGGTGAATGGCATCAAGGACTGGCGAGGCGACTTTCCGGCAGAGGATATCGCAGCACCCTCGGGCGCATACACCCACGTGTCGATCAGTTGGGGCGAAAAGGAAGTGTTCCTCAATACCCCGACATGGAGCGATCTTTCGCCTGTCACCGCCGCGCGCATTGTCGGCATCGGCGGCGAGGGTTTGCTGCATGTCGCGCATTACATCCGCCCCGCCCCGGCGAGCGATCTGCGCCCGCTTACCATCACACCCGATGAATACCGCAAACTGGTGGCGCAAATCGGGCAAGCCGTCGTCGCACCGGCGGCGCGGCAGAAATATCCCGGCTATTACGCGCAGGATGTGTTCTACGATGCACCGGGCCACTACACCGCCACCAACACCTGTAATCAATGGACCAGCGACACGCTCGCCGCCGCAGGGATCAAAACCGGCTGGTGGACCCCGCTGGCGGGCGGCGTGATGAAATGGGTGCCAAAAGCCGTGCAAACGACTGCAACGCTCGACAAGGCTGCCAGTTAG
- a CDS encoding 50S ribosomal protein L11 methyltransferase, whose protein sequence is MSDSWKITAYARKPVIQDALIMHELDEDFDPEVVITGFEVEPNQPDNWVFEAYYSHKPGAADQNALIRLFGGVAPKLTVQKLAQADWVTASQQGVDPIRAGRFYVRTPDHKCHADRTLADFVIPASQAFGTGQHETTAGCLAMLDLMKRQGAVIRNHVDIGTGTGLLSFAAMHLWPCAVATASDIDPVCEDVVAVNAKTNHVPIGTGNGALLMVTADGMVDPVLEVRGPYDLLIANILAGPLVEMAPEFGKAVIAGGHILLAGLLTEQEPAVRRAYRRAGFRLAARLVNGDWSILWLRKRFKV, encoded by the coding sequence ATGTCCGATAGCTGGAAGATAACCGCTTACGCCAGAAAACCGGTTATTCAGGACGCTCTGATTATGCATGAACTGGATGAGGACTTCGATCCCGAAGTTGTCATCACAGGGTTTGAAGTCGAACCCAACCAGCCCGATAACTGGGTGTTTGAAGCGTATTATTCGCATAAGCCCGGGGCCGCCGACCAAAACGCGTTGATCAGGCTGTTCGGCGGCGTCGCGCCCAAACTTACCGTTCAGAAACTGGCGCAGGCCGATTGGGTGACCGCCAGCCAGCAGGGTGTCGATCCAATCAGGGCCGGACGGTTTTATGTTCGCACCCCCGATCACAAGTGTCATGCGGACCGGACACTAGCCGACTTCGTAATACCTGCCAGTCAGGCATTCGGGACCGGCCAGCACGAAACAACCGCCGGTTGTCTCGCGATGCTCGATTTGATGAAACGGCAAGGCGCCGTAATCCGCAATCATGTCGATATCGGCACCGGGACAGGTTTGCTGTCCTTTGCCGCGATGCACTTGTGGCCCTGCGCAGTCGCCACCGCGAGCGATATCGATCCGGTGTGCGAGGATGTGGTCGCCGTGAATGCCAAAACCAACCATGTGCCCATCGGCACGGGCAATGGCGCTTTGCTGATGGTAACTGCCGACGGCATGGTCGATCCGGTGCTGGAAGTGCGCGGTCCCTATGATTTGCTGATCGCGAACATACTGGCAGGGCCGCTGGTCGAAATGGCCCCCGAATTCGGCAAGGCCGTTATTGCCGGCGGCCATATCCTGCTTGCCGGTTTGCTGACCGAGCAGGAACCGGCGGTGCGCCGCGCGTATCGCCGTGCCGGGTTCCGCCTTGCCGCGCGGCTTGTAAATGGCGACTGGTCGATATTGTGGCTGCGCAAGCGCTTCAAGGTCTAA
- a CDS encoding SDR family NAD(P)-dependent oxidoreductase: MIQKTILVTGSSRGIGAAIRSQLEARGIKVIGHGSKAHDAATIGADLSDPLAPAMLWDEALDRASGRIDAVINNAGLFAETALDVSDIAWLDGWEETLRVNLTAAAQLSRLAINHWLDGSHAGRLVHIASRAGHRGDSPGHWHYAAAKGGMLAMHKTIARAYASRGVLSYAIAPGFVDTAMAGDYLATRGGDGLLADIPLGRVATPDEIATMAVFCALDAPGSMTGAVLDANGASYVR, from the coding sequence ATGATCCAGAAAACTATCCTTGTTACCGGCAGCAGCAGAGGCATCGGCGCTGCCATCCGCAGCCAGTTGGAGGCACGCGGCATCAAGGTGATCGGCCACGGCAGCAAAGCGCATGATGCAGCGACCATCGGCGCGGATCTGTCCGATCCGTTGGCCCCCGCCATGCTATGGGACGAAGCACTTGATCGCGCTTCCGGCCGGATCGATGCGGTCATCAACAATGCCGGATTGTTTGCCGAAACAGCATTGGATGTTTCGGATATTGCCTGGCTGGACGGATGGGAGGAAACCCTGCGGGTCAATCTGACCGCAGCCGCGCAGCTTTCGCGGTTGGCGATCAATCACTGGCTGGACGGGTCCCATGCCGGGCGACTGGTGCATATTGCCAGCCGCGCCGGCCACCGCGGCGATTCGCCCGGCCATTGGCATTATGCTGCCGCGAAAGGCGGGATGCTGGCAATGCACAAGACAATCGCGCGTGCCTATGCTTCGCGCGGCGTGCTGAGCTATGCCATCGCCCCGGGTTTCGTCGATACTGCCATGGCGGGCGATTATCTGGCAACGCGCGGCGGCGACGGGTTGCTTGCCGACATTCCGCTTGGCCGCGTTGCCACGCCTGACGAAATTGCCACGATGGCCGTATTCTGCGCGCTCGATGCACCTGGCAGCATGACCGGCGCGGTTCTCGACGCCAATGGAGCCAGCTATGTCCGATAG